The following coding sequences are from one Trichoplusia ni isolate ovarian cell line Hi5 chromosome 15, tn1, whole genome shotgun sequence window:
- the LOC113501280 gene encoding TPPP family protein CG45057-like, with the protein MSEAQAVDAAVEQVTQEVKDVKLENGTAPGAVNGTANKAEGAISFKDAFKAFSKFGDPKSDGKTITLSQSDKWMKQAKVIDGKKITTTDTAIHFKKLKSLKLGIDDYQKFLDDLAKSKKVELDDIKKKLTSCGQPGVSSHVTKSPAAAAAVDRLTDTSKYTGSHRQRFDETGKGKGIAGRKDVVDASGYVSGYQHKDSYNKSH; encoded by the exons ATGTCTGAGGCACAAGCTGTGGACGCTGCTGTGGAACAGGTGACGCAGGAAGTGAAGGACGTCAAGCTGGAGAACGGGACTGCCCCAGGCGCAGTCAACGGAACGGCCAACAAAGCCGAAGGTGCTATCTCATTTAAG GACGCATTCAAAGCATTCTCCAAATTCGGTGACCCGAAGTCCGATGGCAAAACCATAACACTTTCACAAAGTGACAAATGGATGAAACAAGCGAAGGTGATTGATGGCAAGAAAATCACTACCACGGACACTGCGATCCATTTCAAGAAACTCAAGTCACTTAAACTCGGTATCGATGACTATCAGAAATTCCTCGATGACTTGGCCAAGAGCAAAAAGGTAGAGCTGGATGACATTAAGAAGAAGCTGACTAGCTGTGGACAGCCCGGAGTTTCATCACAT GTGACGAAATCGCCAGCGGCGGCTGCTGCGGTTGACCGTCTGACAGACACTAGCAAGTACACAGGATCCCACAGGCAGCGGTTTGACGAGACCGGTAAAGGAAAAGGTATCGCGGGAAGGAAAGACGTCGTCGATGCCTCGGGCTACGTGTCCGGATACCAACACAAGGACTCCTACAACAAGTCCCATTAA